One stretch of Vigna radiata var. radiata cultivar VC1973A unplaced genomic scaffold, Vradiata_ver6 scaffold_456, whole genome shotgun sequence DNA includes these proteins:
- the LOC106754367 gene encoding protein UNIFOLIATA has protein sequence MDPDAFTASLFKWDPRTVLPAAPPSRPPPPLLDYAVAPPAVAQSYHPARAAPRELGGLEELFQAYGIRYYTAAKIAELGFTVSTLVDMKDEELDDMMNSLSQIFRWDLLVGERYGIKAAVRAERRRIDEEDIKRRTGNLLSTDTTTTNALDALSQEGLSEEPVVQREKEAVGSGGGSTWEVVALEERRKQQRRRRTKMKEQEEKEEVEDEEGEENEEGNNNSGGGCERQREHPFIVTEPGEVARGKKNGLDYLFHLYEQCREFLMQVQAIAKDRGEKCPTKVTNQVFRYAKKAGASYINKPKMRHYVHCYALHCLDEEVSNELRRAFKERGENVGAWRQACYKPLVAIAARQGWDIDAIFNAHPRLSIWYVPTKLRQLCHAERNTAAASSSVSVGSAHLPF, from the exons ATGGATCCGGACGCATTCACAGCCAGCCTATTCAAGTGGGACCCACGCACCGTCCTCCCCGCCGCACCGCCCTCCCGGCCCCCTCCGCCGCTCCTAGACTATGCTGTCGCCCCTCCAGCAGTCGCCCAGTCTTACCACCCCGCGAGGGCGGCGCCCCGCGAGCTCGGTGGCCTCGAGGAGCTTTTCCAGGCCTACGGCATCCGCTACTACACGGCTGCCAAGATCGCCGAGCTCGGCTTCACGGTGAGCACGCTGGTGGACATGAAAGACGAGGAGCTCGACGACATGATGAACAGCCTCTCCCAGATTTTCCGCTGGGATCTCCTCGTCGGTGAACGCTACGGTATCAAAGCCGCCGTCAGAGCCGAACGACGTCGCATCGACGAAGAGGACATTAAACGCCGCACTGGTAACCTCCTCTCCACcgacaccaccaccaccaacgcCCTCGATGCTCTCTCTCAAGAAG GTTTGTCGGAGGAGCCAGTGGTGCAACGAGAGAAGGAGGCGGTGGGGAGCGGGGGAGGGAGCACGTGGGAGGTGGTTGCGTTGGAGGAGAGGAGGAAGCAGCAGAGGAGGCGGAGAACGAAGATGAAGGAGCAGGAGGAGAAGGAGGAGGTAGAGGATGAGGAGGGAGAAGAGAACGAGGAGGGTAACAACAACAGTGGTGGAGGTTGTGAGAGGCAGAGGGAGCACCCGTTCATCGTGACGGAGCCTGGGGAGGTTGCACGTGGGAAGAAGAATGGGTTGGACTATTTGTTTCACCTCTACGAGCAGTGCCGCGAGTTCTTGATGCAGGTCCAGGCCATCGCGAAGGACCGCGGTGAAAAATGCCCCACCAAG GTGACAAATCAAGTGTTTAGGTACGCGAAGAAAGCTGGAGCTAGCTACATCAACAAGCCAAAGATGCGACACTACGTCCACTGCTATGCCTTGCACTGTCTGGACGAGGAGGTGTCGAACGAGCTTCGTAGGGCATTCAAGGAGAGAGGAGAGAACGTTGGAGCGTGGAGACAAGCATGTTACAAGCCCCTTGTGGCCATCGCAGCGCGTCAAGGTTGGGACATTGATGCCATATTCAACGCCCACCCTCGTCTTTCCATTTGGTACGTTCCCACCAAGCTCCGTCAGCTTTGTCACGCCGAGAGAAACACCGCCGCCGCTTCCAGCTCCGTCTCTGTCGGCAGTGCTCACCTTCCCTTCTAG